The Streptomyces spororaveus genome includes a region encoding these proteins:
- a CDS encoding MFS transporter yields MHTPAQAPHRWIVLAILSGSLLLISMDTTILNVAFPSLVGDLQPGAVQQLWIIDVYALALSGLLVTAGALGDRWGRKRLLMAGFGIFSAASLMAVFATEAWHVIAARALLGIGGAAIMPSTVSILRTVFTDARERAFALAVWAAVFGGGMAFGPVVGGLLVQDYGWHSAFLLNLPVAAVIVAAGLRYLPESRSPRSSGAWDWWGVGQSVVGMLALAGGIKQLGKSGVADPLPWALLLIAAALLTVFVRRQLRLDNPLLQVRLFAKPAFSVAATAIFLPMVGMGAILFLVTQWFQYGEGYTPLEAGLRLLPAPLALIAASMVAPSLMHRFAIRHVLGAGLVVLASGMALPWTFQQFTDLGYQAFAAALAVMGLGAGLATTVASVTLVSAAPAAEVSSAAAIEETCYELGSAMGVAVLGSTAAALYRGNLPALELDGPSTAAVQGSVGEAAHTAERIGGAVGQALLDTASHAYTLAITPAFLLAAVLAVAAAATTWTLIPRDLQPTENH; encoded by the coding sequence ATGCACACCCCTGCGCAGGCCCCGCACAGGTGGATCGTCCTGGCGATCCTCTCCGGCAGCCTCCTGCTCATCTCCATGGACACCACGATCCTCAACGTGGCCTTCCCCTCGCTCGTCGGCGACCTCCAGCCGGGCGCCGTCCAGCAGCTGTGGATCATCGACGTCTACGCGCTCGCCCTGTCCGGACTCCTGGTCACCGCGGGCGCGCTGGGTGACCGCTGGGGGCGCAAGCGGCTGCTCATGGCGGGCTTCGGCATCTTCTCGGCCGCCTCGCTCATGGCCGTGTTCGCCACCGAGGCCTGGCACGTCATAGCCGCCCGCGCCCTGCTCGGCATCGGCGGCGCCGCCATCATGCCGTCCACCGTGTCGATCCTGCGCACCGTCTTCACCGACGCCAGGGAGCGCGCCTTCGCCCTCGCCGTCTGGGCGGCCGTCTTCGGCGGCGGCATGGCCTTCGGGCCGGTCGTCGGCGGACTCCTGGTCCAGGACTACGGCTGGCACTCCGCCTTCCTCCTCAACCTCCCCGTCGCCGCCGTCATCGTCGCGGCCGGACTGCGCTACCTGCCCGAATCGCGCTCCCCGCGCAGCAGCGGCGCATGGGACTGGTGGGGCGTCGGCCAGTCCGTCGTCGGCATGCTCGCCCTCGCGGGCGGCATCAAGCAGCTCGGCAAGAGCGGCGTCGCCGACCCGCTGCCCTGGGCCCTGCTCCTGATCGCCGCCGCCCTGCTGACGGTCTTCGTACGCCGCCAGCTGCGCCTGGACAACCCGCTGCTGCAGGTACGGCTGTTCGCCAAGCCCGCCTTCAGCGTCGCCGCCACCGCGATCTTCCTGCCCATGGTGGGCATGGGCGCGATCCTCTTCCTCGTCACCCAGTGGTTCCAGTACGGCGAGGGCTACACCCCGCTGGAGGCCGGACTGCGCCTGCTGCCCGCCCCGCTCGCGCTGATCGCCGCCTCGATGGTGGCCCCGTCGCTGATGCACCGCTTCGCCATCCGCCACGTGCTCGGCGCCGGGCTCGTCGTCCTGGCCTCCGGCATGGCCCTGCCCTGGACCTTCCAGCAGTTCACCGACCTCGGCTACCAGGCCTTCGCCGCCGCCCTGGCGGTGATGGGCCTGGGCGCCGGCCTCGCCACCACCGTGGCCTCGGTGACCCTGGTCTCCGCCGCTCCCGCAGCCGAGGTCTCCAGCGCCGCCGCCATCGAGGAGACCTGCTACGAACTAGGCTCGGCCATGGGTGTCGCCGTCCTCGGCTCCACCGCGGCGGCGCTCTACCGGGGCAACCTGCCCGCCCTGGAGCTGGACGGCCCGAGCACCGCCGCCGTACAGGGCTCCGTCGGCGAGGCCGCGCACACCGCCGAACGCATCGGCGGCGCCGTCGGCCAGGCCCTGCTCGACACCGCCTCGCACGCCTACACCCTGGCGATCACTCCGGCCTTCCTGCTGGCCGCCGTACTCGCGGTCGCGGCGGCGGCCACGACCTGGACGCTCATTCCGCGGGACCTGCAGCCCACCGAGAACCACTGA
- a CDS encoding TetR/AcrR family transcriptional regulator, giving the protein MVNEEELLDGAARVLAGDHSASMVQIAAGIGTSRATLSRRYATREALLKAVAVRAIEVVDGCLAPLDLTRSADAAAFDAAIEELVVALMPAAHLYGFTSRDATVLADPEFRAGVDRQDQQAVAFLAHGQRLGRLRADLPPYWIWYSLWGLLDAAAEGVRDGHFAPRQIGHLVLTSFLSGTRPLAQPPAGPPAP; this is encoded by the coding sequence ATGGTGAATGAAGAAGAGCTGCTGGACGGCGCCGCCCGCGTCCTCGCCGGCGATCACAGCGCCTCGATGGTGCAGATCGCCGCCGGCATCGGCACCAGCCGCGCCACCCTGAGCCGCCGCTACGCGACCCGCGAAGCCCTGCTCAAGGCCGTCGCCGTCCGGGCCATCGAGGTCGTCGACGGCTGCCTGGCGCCGCTCGACCTCACGCGGAGCGCCGACGCCGCCGCCTTCGACGCCGCCATCGAGGAATTGGTCGTCGCCCTGATGCCGGCCGCGCACCTGTACGGCTTCACCTCGCGCGACGCCACCGTCCTCGCGGATCCCGAGTTCCGGGCCGGCGTGGACCGGCAGGACCAGCAGGCCGTGGCCTTCCTCGCCCACGGCCAGCGGCTGGGCCGACTGCGCGCGGACCTGCCGCCGTACTGGATCTGGTACTCGCTCTGGGGCCTGCTCGACGCCGCCGCAGAGGGGGTGCGCGACGGCCACTTCGCCCCGCGCCAGATCGGCCACCTGGTGCTGACCTCCTTCCTCAGCGGGACACGGCCGCTCGCGCAGCCCCCCGCGGGCCCTCCCGCGCCCTGA
- a CDS encoding DUF6158 family protein: protein MTEHDGGPAAQKLEEGRLLKELEAIHRTRHETLLHGSDDALVTHTKRMNELEHEYVRRHPQRAQTASRTRSGARARSTGD, encoded by the coding sequence ATGACGGAGCACGACGGCGGTCCGGCGGCGCAGAAACTGGAAGAGGGCCGGCTGCTCAAAGAGCTGGAAGCCATCCACCGGACGCGCCACGAGACCCTGTTGCACGGGTCCGACGACGCCCTGGTCACCCATACGAAGCGGATGAACGAGCTGGAGCACGAGTACGTGCGCCGCCACCCGCAGCGAGCCCAGACCGCAAGCCGCACCCGCTCGGGAGCCCGCGCCCGCAGCACCGGCGACTAA